The DNA sequence CGTGTTGGCGGTATAGGGGCGCGTGGGGTTGGTCGATGACGGCAGCACGTTCGCCATGCCGACCATGCGGATGATGTCGGGGGCGTGCCCGCCGCCCGCGCCTTCGGTGTGATAGGCGTGGATGGTGCGCCCACCGATGGCGGCCATCGTATCCTCGACAAAGCCCGATTCGTTCAGCGTGTCGGTGTGGATCATCACCTGCACGTCCATCGCGTCGGCGACGCTCAGGCAGGTGTCGATGGCCTTGGGCGTGGTGCCCCAATCCTCATGCAGCTTCAGCGCGCAGGCGCCCGCGCGGATCTGCTCCTCCAACGGCGCCGCGATGGAGGCGTTCCCCTTGCCCGCGATGCCGATGTTGACCGGCAGGTCGGCGCAGGCCTCCAGCATGCGCGCGATGTGCCAGGGCCCCGGCGTGCAGGTCGTGGCCAGCGTGCCATGCGCGGGGCCGGTGCCGCCGCCCAGAAGCGTCGTGACGCCCGAATGCAGCGCGTGGTCCACCTGCTGCGGGCAGATGTAGTGGATGTGGCAGTCGAAGCCGCCGGGGGTCAGGATGCGGCCCTCTCCGGCGATGATCTCGGTGCCGGGGCCGATGATCAGGGTCACGCCGGGCTGGGTGTCGGGGTTGCCGGCCTTGCCGATGCCCGCGATCATGCCGTCGCGGACGCCCACGTCTGCTTTGACGATGCCCTGGTGGTCAAAGACCACGACGCCGGTGATGACCGTGTCCATCGCGCCGCCCGCGCGGGTGATCTGGCTTTGGCCCATGCCGTCGCGGACGACCTTGCCGCCGCCGAACTTGACCTCCTCTCCGGGGATGGTCAGGTCGCGCTCGACCTCGATGATGATTTCCGTGTCCGCCAACCGGATGCGGTCGCCTTTCGTGGGACCGTAAAGCGCCGCGTAATCGGCGCGGGACAGGGTGGTCACAGCGCACCCCCGATCTGGCCGCGAAAGCCGTGGACGATGCGGTCGCCCGCATAGCCCACCAACGTGACCTGACGCGACTGGCCCGGCTCGAACCGAACGGCGGTGCCTGCGGGGATGGCCAGGCGCATGCCGCGCGCCGCCGCGCGGTCGAAGTCCAGCGCGGCGTTGGTTTCCGCGAAATGGTAATGGCTGCCGACCTGGATGGGCCGGTCGCCGGTATTGGCGATCATCAGCGTGATCGTCGCGCGTCCGTCGTTCAGCGCGATGGTGCCCTCGGCGGGCAGGATCTCACCCGGAATCATGTCACGCCACCGTCAGCGCCAGGCCCGCCAGCGCGGTGCCGCCGCCTAACACGCGCAGCTCCAGCCCCCGCGACAGCAGGCGGCCAAAGGCGATGCCGCCTAGATGCAGCGCCATGGTCGCCAGCGCGAAGCCCGCCGCATAGAGGGCCAGTCCGGTCGCCGGACCCTCGGCCCCATGCGCCCAGCCATGCGCCGCGCCGAACACCGCGACCATCGGCACCAGCGCCGCCATCGGCAGGCGCGCGGCCATCGCGACCAGCACGCCCAGGATCACGACCGAGGCCAGGATCATCGGCTCGACCACTGGCAAGCCCATGCCGCCCGCGCCCATCGCGCCCCCGGCCAGCATCGCGCCCACGAAGGTCACGGGCAGCGACCAGACTGCGCGCCCGCCCAGCTGCGCCGCCAGCAGGCCAAGCGCCACCATCGCCAGCAGGTGATCGGCCCCGCCGACGGGGTGG is a window from the Paracoccus marcusii genome containing:
- a CDS encoding HupE/UreJ family protein, with protein sequence MKRLTLAATLLPSAALAHPGHVHDEAQFMHGLVHPVGGADHLLAMVALGLLAAQLGGRAVWSLPVTFVGAMLAGGAMGAGGMGLPVVEPMILASVVILGVLVAMAARLPMAALVPMVAVFGAAHGWAHGAEGPATGLALYAAGFALATMALHLGGIAFGRLLSRGLELRVLGGGTALAGLALTVA
- the ureC gene encoding urease subunit alpha, translating into MTTLSRADYAALYGPTKGDRIRLADTEIIIEVERDLTIPGEEVKFGGGKVVRDGMGQSQITRAGGAMDTVITGVVVFDHQGIVKADVGVRDGMIAGIGKAGNPDTQPGVTLIIGPGTEIIAGEGRILTPGGFDCHIHYICPQQVDHALHSGVTTLLGGGTGPAHGTLATTCTPGPWHIARMLEACADLPVNIGIAGKGNASIAAPLEEQIRAGACALKLHEDWGTTPKAIDTCLSVADAMDVQVMIHTDTLNESGFVEDTMAAIGGRTIHAYHTEGAGGGHAPDIIRMVGMANVLPSSTNPTRPYTANTVEEHLDMLMVCHHLDRRVPEDVAFAESRIRKETIAAEDILHDLGAFSVISSDSQAMGRIGEVITRTWQTASKMRQQRGRLPDEQGQNDNIRARRYIAKYTINPAIAHGVSGHIGSITPGKRADLVMWSPVFFAAKPEMVLVGGQISVAQMGDPNGSIPVQPIFSRPMWGHNRRTSALFLSRAGLEAGAGEALSKTLIAVENTRDIGKRDMAMNDAMPAIEVDPETYEVRADGQLLTCEPATELPLAQRYFLF
- a CDS encoding urease subunit beta — its product is MIPGEILPAEGTIALNDGRATITLMIANTGDRPIQVGSHYHFAETNAALDFDRAAARGMRLAIPAGTAVRFEPGQSRQVTLVGYAGDRIVHGFRGQIGGAL